The following coding sequences are from one Vulpes vulpes isolate BD-2025 chromosome 12, VulVul3, whole genome shotgun sequence window:
- the MEGF6 gene encoding multiple epidermal growth factor-like domains protein 6 isoform X4, translating to MGASRGGLAALWCLGLLGGLARVAGTHYRYLWRGCYPCHLGQAGYAAGVGDRRPDVDECQVHNGGCQHRCVNTPGSYLCECKPGFRLHADGRTCLAINSCALGNGGCQHECVQLTVTQHRCQCRPEFQLQEDGKRCVRRNPCADRNGGCMHTCQARRGLAHCECHAGFLLAADRRSCEDVDECATGQAQCAHGCLNTRGSFKCMCHAGYELGADGRQCYRIEMEIVNSCEANNGGCSHGCSHSSAGPLCTCPRGYELDEDQKTCIDVDDCADSPCCQQVCTNSPGGYECGCYAGYRLSTDGCGCEDVDECASGRGGCEHHCANLAGSFQCSCEAGFRLDEDRRGCVPLEIPEVDLDGQLPVVRPLPHVAMLQDDLPHLFQDDYIGAQEEEEAAEARGEHTLMEKFVCLDASFGQDCSLTCDDCRNGAACLPGLDGCDCPEGWTGLICNETCPPDTFGKNCSLSCGCQNGGTCDPVTGACRCPPGVGGTRCEDGCPKGFYGKQCHKKCHCANRGRCHRLYGACLCDPGLYGRFCHLACPPWAFGPGCSEECQCEQQNTLACDRRDGSCSCKAGFQGEWCQDECAPGFFGPGCLQACTCPQGVACDPVSGQCEKQCPAGYQGKGCDQECPAGTFGVNCSGSCYCGGAPCDRVTGQCLCPPGKTGDDCGADCPEGRWGLGCQEICPACEHGAACEPGTGACLCRPGYVGSRCQDTCPAGWFGPGCQMRCSCANDGLCHPVTGRCSCAPGWTGLSCQRACDGGRWGPDCSHPCTCSPGHGSCDAVSGLCVCEAGYTGRRCEQRCPQGHFGPGCGRQCQCEHGAACDHVSGACTCPAGWRGALCERACPAGFFGLDCRSVCDCAAGAPCDSVSGSCLCPAGRQGPRCDQACPAHTFGHNCSQTCSCFNGASCDPVHGQCHCGPGWMGPTCLEACPTGSYGQNCQHTCLCQHGGTCDPVSGHCTCPEGWTGLACEEECLPGRFGAGCKHSCRCLNGGDCDRHSGRCLCPAGWTGDQCQSPCADGTFGARCEEHCTCRRGATCHHVTGACLCPPGWRGSRCENACPHGWFGEACAQRCQCPPGAACHHITGECRCPRGFTGPGCEQACPPGTFGESCGQKCHCPGENQACHPALGTCVCAAGYHGSGCRQRCPPGRFGPGCEQPCGCLNGGSCDAATGACLCPAGFLGADCSLPCPQGHFGPGCAHVCRCGQAVTCDPVTGSCACPPGTTGTHCEHGCPQNRFGVNCERVCSCRNGGLCHASDGSCSCGLGWTGPNCEQACPPGHYGAACHLECSCQNNGTCEPTTGACRCGPGFYGQACQHACPPGFHGAGCRAACECQHGASCDPVSGQCVCPAGFYGQLCEKGCEPGSFGEGCREHCDCEMGAACDPITGQCLCPPGRTGATCDLDCRPGFFGPGCALRCSCGGGAACDPVSGQCRCMDGYMGPTCQQVASQPAHGPALRLSSGAEKH from the exons CCATAAATTCCTGTGCCCTGGGGAACGGTGGCTGCCAGCACGAGTGTGTTCAGCTCACAGTGACCCAGCACCGCTGTCAGTGCCGGCCCGAGTTCCAGCTCCAGGAAGACGGAAAGCGCTGTGTCC GGAGGAATCCATGCGCAGACCGGAATGGTGGCTGCATGCACACGTGCCAGGCGCGCCGGGGCCTTGCCCACTGTGAGTGCCATGCGGGCTTCCTGCTGGCAGCTGACCGCAGGTCCTGCGAAG ATGTGGATGAATGTGCCACGGGGCAGGCCCAGTGCGCCCATGGCTGCCTCAACACCCGGGGGTCCTTTAAGTGCATGTGCCATGCTGGCTACGAGCTGGGTGCTGATGGCCGGCAGTGCTACC GTATCGAGATGGAGATCGTGAACAGCTGTGAGGCCAACAATGGGGGCTGCTCGCATGGCTGCAGCCACAGCAGTGCGGGgcccctctgcacctgcccccgTGGCTACGAGCTGGATGAGGACCAGAAGACGTGCATCG ACGTGGACGACTGCGCTGACTCACCGTGCTGCCAGCAGGTCTGCACCAACAGCCCCGGCGGGTATGAGTGTGGCTGCTACGCCGGCTACCGGCTCAGCACTGATGGCTGCGGATGTGAGG ACGTGGATGAATGTGCCTCCGGCCGCGGTGGCTGTGAGCACCACTGCGCCAACCTGGCCGGCTCCTTCCAGTGCTCCTGTGAGGCTGGCTTCCGGCTGGACGAGGACCGTAGGGGCTGTGTCC CCCTGGAGATACCCGAGGTGGACCTGGACGGCCAGCTGCCCGTTGTGCGGCCCCTCCCACATGTGGCGATGCTCCAGGATGATTTGCCCCACCTCTTCCAAGACGACTACATCGGggcccaggaggaagaggaggcagcgGAGGCCCGGGGTGAACACACGCTGATGGAGAAGTTTG TTTGCCTGGACGCCTCCTTTGGCCAGGACTGCAGCCTCACCTGTGATGACTGTCGGAATGGGGCGGCCTGCCTCCCGGGCCTGGACGGCTGTGACTGCCCCGAGGGCTGGACTGGGCTCATCTGCAATGAGA CTTGTCCTCCAGACACCTTCGGGAAGAACTGCAGCCTCTCCTGCGGCTGTCAGAACGGTGGGACCTGCGACCCTGTGACGGGTGCCTGCCGCTGCCCTCCTGGCGTCGGTGGGACCCGCTGTGAGGACG GCTGCCCCAAGGGCTTCTACGGCAAGCAGTGCCACAAGAAGTGCCACTGTGCTAACCGTGGCCGGTGCCACCGCCTCTATGGGGCCTGCCTCTGTGATCCAGGGCTCTACGGCCGCTTCTGCCACCTGG CCTGTCCGCCGTGGGCCTTTGGGCCAGGCTGCTCTGAGGAGTGCCAGTGTGAGCAGCAGAACACGCTTGCCTGTGACCGGAGAGACGGCAGCTGTTCCTGCAAGGCAGGCTTCCAGGGCGAGTGGTGTCAGGACG AGTGTGCGCCAGGCTTCTTTGGGCCAGGGTGCCTGCAGGCGTGCACCTGCCCTCAGGGCGTGGCCTGTGACCCCGTCAGCGGCCAGTGTGAGAAGCAGTGTCCTGCCGGCTACCAGGGGAAGGGCTGCGACCAAG AGTGCCCAGCAGGGACGTTCGGTGTGAACTGCTCTGGCTCCTGTTACTGTGGGGGGGCCCCCTGCGACCGGGTTACGGGGCAGTGCCTGTGCCCTCCAGGGAAAACTGGGGATGACTGTGGGGCAG ATTGTCCCGAGGGCCGCTGGGGGCTCGGCTGCCAGGAGATCTGCCCAGCGTGTGAGCATGGAGCTGCCTGTGAGCCTGGGACTGGAGCCTGCCTGTGCCGCCCCGGCTACGTGGGCAGCCGCTGCCAGGACA CGTGCCCAGCAGGCTGGTTTGGGCCTGGCTGCCAGATGAGATGTTCCTGCGCCAATGATGGGCTCTGCCACCCAGTCACTGGGCGTTGCAGCTGTGCCCCTGGATGGACCGGCCTCAGCTGCCAGAGAG CCTGTGACGGCGGGCGCTGGGGACCTGACTGCAGCCACCCCTgcacctgcagcccaggccaCGGGAGTTGTGACGCAGTCagtggcctgtgtgtgtgtgaggccgGCTACACAGGCCGTCGGTGTGAACAGC GGTGTCCCCAGGGCCACTTTGGGCCGGGCTGTGGGCGGCAGTGCCAGTGTGAGCATGGGGCGGCCTGTGACCACGTCAGCGGGGCTTGCACCTGCCCGGCCGGCTGGAGGGGAGCCCTCTGTGAACGCG CCTGCCCCGCGGGCTTCTTCGGCCTGGATTGCCGCAGTGTCTGTGACTGTGCCGCTGGAGCCCCCTGTGACTCTGTGAGcggctcctgcctctgccctgctggcCGCCAAGGTCCCCGCTGTGACCAGG cctgccctgcccacacctttggGCACAACTGCAGCCAGACCTGCTCCTGCTTTAATGGGGCCTCCTGCGACCCTGTCCATGGACAGTGCCACTGTGGCCCTGGCTGGATGGGTCCCACCTGCCTGGAAG CCTGCCCCACGGGCTCATACGGCCAGAACTGTCAGCACACCTGCCTCTGCCAGCACGGAGGCACCTGTGACCCTGTCTCAGGCCACTGCACGTGCCCGGAGGGCTGGACTGGGCTGGCCTGCGAGGAGG AGTGCCTCCCTGGACGCTTCGGAGCCGGCTGCAAGCACAGTTGCAGGTGTCTCAACGGTGGCGACTGTGACCGGCATTCAGGCCGCTGCCTCTGCCCAGCTGGCTGGACCGGGGACCAGTGTCAGAGCC CCTGTGCTGACGGTACGTTTGGGGCACGCTGTGAGGAGCACTGTACCTGCCGGCGGGGGGCCACCTGCCACCATGTCACGGgggcctgcctctgccccccaggATGGAGAGGTTCGCGGTGTGAGAACG CCTGCCCGCACGGCTGGTTTGGAGAGGCCTGTGCCCAGCGCTGCCAGTGCCCACCCGGCGCCGCCTGCCACCACATCACTGGGGAGTGTCGTTGTCCACGAGGCTTCACAGGGCCTGGTTGTGAGCAGG CCTGCCCCCCCGGCACCTTTGGGGAGAGCTGTGGGCAGAAGTGCCATTGTCCCGGTGAGAACCAGGCCTGCCACCCTGCCctgggcacgtgtgtgtgtgccGCCGGCTACCACGGCTCCGGCTGCCGGCAAC GGTGCCCCCCTGGGCGCTTCGGGCCTGGCTGTGAGCAGCCATGTGGGTGTCTCAACGGGGGCTCCTGTGATGCGGCCACTGgggcctgcctctgccctgctgggTTCCTGGGGGCCGACTGCAGTCTGC CCTGTCCACAGGGCCACTTCGGCCCCGGCTGTGCGCACGTGTGCAGGTGTGGGCAGGCCGTAACCTGTGACCCCGTGACCGGCAGCTGCGCCTGCCCCCCAGGAACGACTGGCACCCACTGTGAGCATG gctgccctcagaaCCGGTTTGGGGTGAACTGTGAGCGCGTGTGCTCCTGCAGAAACGGGGGCCTGTGCCATGCCTCCGACGGCAGCTGCTCCTGTGGCCTAGGCTGGACAGGGCCAAACTGCGAGCAGG CCTGCCCTCCTGGTCACTACGGTGCTGCCTGCCATCTGGAGTGCTCTTGCCAAAACAACGGCACATGTGAGCCCACCACGGGTGCCTGCCGCTGTGGCCCTGGCTTCTACGGCCAGGCCTGCCAGCATG CCTGTCCCCCCGGCTTCCATGGGGCTGGCTGCCGGGCAGCGTGTGAGTGTCAGCATGGAGCGTCCTGCGACCCGGTCAGCGGCCAGTGTGTCTGCCCTGCTGGCTTCTACGGCCAGCTCTGTGAGAAGG GGTGTGAACCAGGCTCCTTCGGAGAGGGTTGCCGTGAGCACTGTGACTGTGAGATGGGGGCAGCCTGCGACCCCATCACCGGCCAGTGTCTTTGTCCCCCAGGGCGCACAGGGGCCACCTGTGACCTTG ACTGCAGACCTGGCTTCTTCGGGCCGGGCTGTGCCCTGCGCTGTAGCTGTGGGGGTGGCGCTGCCTGTGACCCGGTCAGTGGGCAGTGCCGCTGCATGGATGGCTACATGGGCCCCACCTGCCAGCAAG TGGCCTCACAACCAGCTCATGGACCAGCACTCAGGCTCAGCAGCGGGGCAGAGAAACACTAG
- the MEGF6 gene encoding multiple epidermal growth factor-like domains protein 6 isoform X6, producing the protein MHTCQARRGLAHCECHAGFLLAADRRSCEDVDECATGQAQCAHGCLNTRGSFKCMCHAGYELGADGRQCYRIEMEIVNSCEANNGGCSHGCSHSSAGPLCTCPRGYELDEDQKTCIDVDDCADSPCCQQVCTNSPGGYECGCYAGYRLSTDGCGCEDVDECASGRGGCEHHCANLAGSFQCSCEAGFRLDEDRRGCVPLEIPEVDLDGQLPVVRPLPHVAMLQDDLPHLFQDDYIGAQEEEEAAEARGEHTLMEKFVCLDASFGQDCSLTCDDCRNGAACLPGLDGCDCPEGWTGLICNETCPPDTFGKNCSLSCGCQNGGTCDPVTGACRCPPGVGGTRCEDGCPKGFYGKQCHKKCHCANRGRCHRLYGACLCDPGLYGRFCHLACPPWAFGPGCSEECQCEQQNTLACDRRDGSCSCKAGFQGEWCQDECAPGFFGPGCLQACTCPQGVACDPVSGQCEKQCPAGYQGKGCDQECPAGTFGVNCSGSCYCGGAPCDRVTGQCLCPPGKTGDDCGADCPEGRWGLGCQEICPACEHGAACEPGTGACLCRPGYVGSRCQDTCPAGWFGPGCQMRCSCANDGLCHPVTGRCSCAPGWTGLSCQRACDGGRWGPDCSHPCTCSPGHGSCDAVSGLCVCEAGYTGRRCEQRCPQGHFGPGCGRQCQCEHGAACDHVSGACTCPAGWRGALCERACPAGFFGLDCRSVCDCAAGAPCDSVSGSCLCPAGRQGPRCDQACPAHTFGHNCSQTCSCFNGASCDPVHGQCHCGPGWMGPTCLEACPTGSYGQNCQHTCLCQHGGTCDPVSGHCTCPEGWTGLACEEECLPGRFGAGCKHSCRCLNGGDCDRHSGRCLCPAGWTGDQCQSPCADGTFGARCEEHCTCRRGATCHHVTGACLCPPGWRGSRCENACPHGWFGEACAQRCQCPPGAACHHITGECRCPRGFTGPGCEQACPPGTFGESCGQKCHCPGENQACHPALGTCVCAAGYHGSGCRQRCPPGRFGPGCEQPCGCLNGGSCDAATGACLCPAGFLGADCSLPCPQGHFGPGCAHVCRCGQAVTCDPVTGSCACPPGTTGTHCEHGCPQNRFGVNCERVCSCRNGGLCHASDGSCSCGLGWTGPNCEQACPPGHYGAACHLECSCQNNGTCEPTTGACRCGPGFYGQACQHACPPGFHGAGCRAACECQHGASCDPVSGQCVCPAGFYGQLCEKGCEPGSFGEGCREHCDCEMGAACDPITGQCLCPPGRTGATCDLDCRPGFFGPGCALRCSCGGGAACDPVSGQCRCMDGYMGPTCQQVASQPAHGPALRLSSGAEKH; encoded by the exons ATGCACACGTGCCAGGCGCGCCGGGGCCTTGCCCACTGTGAGTGCCATGCGGGCTTCCTGCTGGCAGCTGACCGCAGGTCCTGCGAAG ATGTGGATGAATGTGCCACGGGGCAGGCCCAGTGCGCCCATGGCTGCCTCAACACCCGGGGGTCCTTTAAGTGCATGTGCCATGCTGGCTACGAGCTGGGTGCTGATGGCCGGCAGTGCTACC GTATCGAGATGGAGATCGTGAACAGCTGTGAGGCCAACAATGGGGGCTGCTCGCATGGCTGCAGCCACAGCAGTGCGGGgcccctctgcacctgcccccgTGGCTACGAGCTGGATGAGGACCAGAAGACGTGCATCG ACGTGGACGACTGCGCTGACTCACCGTGCTGCCAGCAGGTCTGCACCAACAGCCCCGGCGGGTATGAGTGTGGCTGCTACGCCGGCTACCGGCTCAGCACTGATGGCTGCGGATGTGAGG ACGTGGATGAATGTGCCTCCGGCCGCGGTGGCTGTGAGCACCACTGCGCCAACCTGGCCGGCTCCTTCCAGTGCTCCTGTGAGGCTGGCTTCCGGCTGGACGAGGACCGTAGGGGCTGTGTCC CCCTGGAGATACCCGAGGTGGACCTGGACGGCCAGCTGCCCGTTGTGCGGCCCCTCCCACATGTGGCGATGCTCCAGGATGATTTGCCCCACCTCTTCCAAGACGACTACATCGGggcccaggaggaagaggaggcagcgGAGGCCCGGGGTGAACACACGCTGATGGAGAAGTTTG TTTGCCTGGACGCCTCCTTTGGCCAGGACTGCAGCCTCACCTGTGATGACTGTCGGAATGGGGCGGCCTGCCTCCCGGGCCTGGACGGCTGTGACTGCCCCGAGGGCTGGACTGGGCTCATCTGCAATGAGA CTTGTCCTCCAGACACCTTCGGGAAGAACTGCAGCCTCTCCTGCGGCTGTCAGAACGGTGGGACCTGCGACCCTGTGACGGGTGCCTGCCGCTGCCCTCCTGGCGTCGGTGGGACCCGCTGTGAGGACG GCTGCCCCAAGGGCTTCTACGGCAAGCAGTGCCACAAGAAGTGCCACTGTGCTAACCGTGGCCGGTGCCACCGCCTCTATGGGGCCTGCCTCTGTGATCCAGGGCTCTACGGCCGCTTCTGCCACCTGG CCTGTCCGCCGTGGGCCTTTGGGCCAGGCTGCTCTGAGGAGTGCCAGTGTGAGCAGCAGAACACGCTTGCCTGTGACCGGAGAGACGGCAGCTGTTCCTGCAAGGCAGGCTTCCAGGGCGAGTGGTGTCAGGACG AGTGTGCGCCAGGCTTCTTTGGGCCAGGGTGCCTGCAGGCGTGCACCTGCCCTCAGGGCGTGGCCTGTGACCCCGTCAGCGGCCAGTGTGAGAAGCAGTGTCCTGCCGGCTACCAGGGGAAGGGCTGCGACCAAG AGTGCCCAGCAGGGACGTTCGGTGTGAACTGCTCTGGCTCCTGTTACTGTGGGGGGGCCCCCTGCGACCGGGTTACGGGGCAGTGCCTGTGCCCTCCAGGGAAAACTGGGGATGACTGTGGGGCAG ATTGTCCCGAGGGCCGCTGGGGGCTCGGCTGCCAGGAGATCTGCCCAGCGTGTGAGCATGGAGCTGCCTGTGAGCCTGGGACTGGAGCCTGCCTGTGCCGCCCCGGCTACGTGGGCAGCCGCTGCCAGGACA CGTGCCCAGCAGGCTGGTTTGGGCCTGGCTGCCAGATGAGATGTTCCTGCGCCAATGATGGGCTCTGCCACCCAGTCACTGGGCGTTGCAGCTGTGCCCCTGGATGGACCGGCCTCAGCTGCCAGAGAG CCTGTGACGGCGGGCGCTGGGGACCTGACTGCAGCCACCCCTgcacctgcagcccaggccaCGGGAGTTGTGACGCAGTCagtggcctgtgtgtgtgtgaggccgGCTACACAGGCCGTCGGTGTGAACAGC GGTGTCCCCAGGGCCACTTTGGGCCGGGCTGTGGGCGGCAGTGCCAGTGTGAGCATGGGGCGGCCTGTGACCACGTCAGCGGGGCTTGCACCTGCCCGGCCGGCTGGAGGGGAGCCCTCTGTGAACGCG CCTGCCCCGCGGGCTTCTTCGGCCTGGATTGCCGCAGTGTCTGTGACTGTGCCGCTGGAGCCCCCTGTGACTCTGTGAGcggctcctgcctctgccctgctggcCGCCAAGGTCCCCGCTGTGACCAGG cctgccctgcccacacctttggGCACAACTGCAGCCAGACCTGCTCCTGCTTTAATGGGGCCTCCTGCGACCCTGTCCATGGACAGTGCCACTGTGGCCCTGGCTGGATGGGTCCCACCTGCCTGGAAG CCTGCCCCACGGGCTCATACGGCCAGAACTGTCAGCACACCTGCCTCTGCCAGCACGGAGGCACCTGTGACCCTGTCTCAGGCCACTGCACGTGCCCGGAGGGCTGGACTGGGCTGGCCTGCGAGGAGG AGTGCCTCCCTGGACGCTTCGGAGCCGGCTGCAAGCACAGTTGCAGGTGTCTCAACGGTGGCGACTGTGACCGGCATTCAGGCCGCTGCCTCTGCCCAGCTGGCTGGACCGGGGACCAGTGTCAGAGCC CCTGTGCTGACGGTACGTTTGGGGCACGCTGTGAGGAGCACTGTACCTGCCGGCGGGGGGCCACCTGCCACCATGTCACGGgggcctgcctctgccccccaggATGGAGAGGTTCGCGGTGTGAGAACG CCTGCCCGCACGGCTGGTTTGGAGAGGCCTGTGCCCAGCGCTGCCAGTGCCCACCCGGCGCCGCCTGCCACCACATCACTGGGGAGTGTCGTTGTCCACGAGGCTTCACAGGGCCTGGTTGTGAGCAGG CCTGCCCCCCCGGCACCTTTGGGGAGAGCTGTGGGCAGAAGTGCCATTGTCCCGGTGAGAACCAGGCCTGCCACCCTGCCctgggcacgtgtgtgtgtgccGCCGGCTACCACGGCTCCGGCTGCCGGCAAC GGTGCCCCCCTGGGCGCTTCGGGCCTGGCTGTGAGCAGCCATGTGGGTGTCTCAACGGGGGCTCCTGTGATGCGGCCACTGgggcctgcctctgccctgctgggTTCCTGGGGGCCGACTGCAGTCTGC CCTGTCCACAGGGCCACTTCGGCCCCGGCTGTGCGCACGTGTGCAGGTGTGGGCAGGCCGTAACCTGTGACCCCGTGACCGGCAGCTGCGCCTGCCCCCCAGGAACGACTGGCACCCACTGTGAGCATG gctgccctcagaaCCGGTTTGGGGTGAACTGTGAGCGCGTGTGCTCCTGCAGAAACGGGGGCCTGTGCCATGCCTCCGACGGCAGCTGCTCCTGTGGCCTAGGCTGGACAGGGCCAAACTGCGAGCAGG CCTGCCCTCCTGGTCACTACGGTGCTGCCTGCCATCTGGAGTGCTCTTGCCAAAACAACGGCACATGTGAGCCCACCACGGGTGCCTGCCGCTGTGGCCCTGGCTTCTACGGCCAGGCCTGCCAGCATG CCTGTCCCCCCGGCTTCCATGGGGCTGGCTGCCGGGCAGCGTGTGAGTGTCAGCATGGAGCGTCCTGCGACCCGGTCAGCGGCCAGTGTGTCTGCCCTGCTGGCTTCTACGGCCAGCTCTGTGAGAAGG GGTGTGAACCAGGCTCCTTCGGAGAGGGTTGCCGTGAGCACTGTGACTGTGAGATGGGGGCAGCCTGCGACCCCATCACCGGCCAGTGTCTTTGTCCCCCAGGGCGCACAGGGGCCACCTGTGACCTTG ACTGCAGACCTGGCTTCTTCGGGCCGGGCTGTGCCCTGCGCTGTAGCTGTGGGGGTGGCGCTGCCTGTGACCCGGTCAGTGGGCAGTGCCGCTGCATGGATGGCTACATGGGCCCCACCTGCCAGCAAG TGGCCTCACAACCAGCTCATGGACCAGCACTCAGGCTCAGCAGCGGGGCAGAGAAACACTAG